One genomic segment of Pseudomonas fortuita includes these proteins:
- a CDS encoding TatD family hydrolase, whose product MRLIDTHTHLDFPEFDADRPRLLANAAARGVERMVVLGVYQANFQRVWDLACADQRLFVALGLHPVYLDQHRPEHLTQLREWLERLHGDPRLCAVGEFGLDYYLEDLDKTRQQDLFEAQLQMACDFELPALLHVRRSHAQVIATLKRYRPARAGVIHAFAGSYEEAREYIKLGFRLGLGGAGTWPQALRLRKTLARLPLESVVLETDAPDMAPVMYAGQRNSPEHLPDIAGALAQVMGVDVEALAQASSRNACELFGWCSPL is encoded by the coding sequence ATGCGCCTGATCGACACCCACACCCACCTGGACTTCCCCGAGTTCGACGCCGATCGCCCGCGCCTGTTGGCCAACGCGGCGGCGCGCGGGGTGGAACGGATGGTGGTGCTGGGGGTTTACCAGGCAAATTTCCAACGGGTGTGGGACCTGGCCTGCGCCGATCAGCGCCTGTTCGTGGCACTGGGCCTGCACCCGGTGTACCTCGACCAGCATCGCCCGGAGCATTTGACGCAATTGCGCGAATGGCTGGAACGCCTGCACGGCGACCCACGGCTCTGCGCCGTGGGTGAGTTTGGCCTGGACTACTACCTCGAAGACCTGGACAAAACGCGCCAACAGGACCTGTTCGAAGCGCAACTGCAAATGGCCTGCGACTTCGAGCTGCCCGCGCTGTTGCACGTACGCCGCAGCCATGCCCAGGTGATCGCCACGCTCAAGCGCTACAGGCCGGCGCGGGCGGGAGTGATTCATGCGTTTGCCGGCAGTTACGAAGAGGCGCGTGAATATATCAAGCTGGGCTTTCGGCTTGGGCTTGGCGGTGCCGGCACCTGGCCACAGGCGCTGCGGCTGCGCAAGACGCTGGCGCGGCTGCCACTGGAGAGTGTAGTGCTGGAGACCGATGCGCCGGATATGGCGCCGGTGATGTATGCGGGGCAACGGAACAGCCCGGAGCATCTGCCGGACATTGCCGGGGCGCTGGCCCAGGTGATGGGAGTGGATGTAGAGGCGCTGGCGCAGGCCAGTAGCCGCAATGCTTGCGAATTGTTTGGCTGGTGCTCGCCTTTGTAG
- the cra gene encoding catabolite repressor/activator yields MKLSDIARLAGVSVTTASYVINGKAEQQRISNSTVERVRAVVEAHGFTPNPQAAGLRSRHTRTLGFILPDLENPSYARIAKQLEQGARARGYQLLIASSDDQPDSERQLQQLFRARRCDALFVASCLPPEDDSYREMQDKGLPVIAIDRRLDPAHFCSVISDDRDASRQLAASLLSAAPRSIALIGARPELSVSQARAGGFDEALQGYAGDVRRYQGEAFSRECGQRLMQQLINDLGGLPDALVTTSYVLLQGVFDTLQARPADSRQLQLGTFGDNQLLDFLPLPVNAMAQQHGLIAATALELALAAIEEKRYEPGVHAVGRTFKQRITAA; encoded by the coding sequence GTGAAACTCAGCGATATCGCCCGCCTGGCCGGTGTGTCCGTGACCACTGCCAGCTACGTCATCAACGGCAAGGCTGAACAGCAACGCATCAGTAACAGCACTGTAGAACGGGTACGCGCGGTGGTTGAAGCCCACGGCTTTACCCCCAACCCGCAGGCTGCGGGCCTGCGCAGCCGGCACACGCGCACCCTGGGCTTCATTCTCCCGGATCTGGAGAACCCCAGCTACGCCCGCATCGCCAAGCAGCTGGAACAAGGTGCCCGCGCCCGTGGCTATCAGCTGCTTATCGCCAGCAGCGATGACCAGCCCGACAGCGAGCGCCAGTTGCAGCAACTGTTCCGCGCGCGCCGTTGTGATGCCCTGTTCGTCGCCAGCTGCCTGCCGCCGGAAGACGACAGCTACCGCGAAATGCAGGACAAAGGCCTGCCGGTGATAGCCATCGACCGCCGCCTGGACCCTGCGCACTTCTGCTCGGTTATCAGCGATGACCGCGATGCCAGCCGCCAACTGGCCGCCAGCCTGCTCAGTGCAGCCCCGCGCAGCATTGCCCTGATTGGCGCACGCCCCGAGCTGTCGGTCAGCCAGGCACGTGCCGGCGGGTTCGACGAAGCCCTGCAAGGCTATGCCGGTGATGTGCGTCGCTACCAGGGCGAGGCATTCAGCCGTGAGTGCGGCCAGCGCCTGATGCAACAGCTTATCAATGACCTGGGCGGCCTGCCGGATGCCCTGGTGACCACCTCGTACGTGCTGCTGCAAGGGGTGTTCGACACATTGCAGGCGCGCCCTGCCGACTCGCGCCAGCTGCAGTTGGGCACCTTTGGCGACAACCAGTTGCTCGACTTCCTGCCGCTACCGGTCAATGCCATGGCGCAGCAGCATGGCCTGATTGCCGCCACTGCGCTGGAACTGGCGCTGGCCGCAATCGAGGAAAAACGCTACGAACCTGGCGTGCATGCTGTCGGCCGCACCTTCAAGCAGCGCATCACGGCAGCCTGA
- the ptsP gene encoding phosphoenolpyruvate--protein phosphotransferase — protein MLELAKEQIAMGQTAADKAEALRLLADRLVADGLVAQGYLQGLQDREGQGSTFLGQGIAIPHGTPQTRDLVYATGVRLLQFPEGVDWGDGQMVYLAIGIAARSDEHLRLLQLLTRALGETDLAEALRRASSAEALLKLLQGAPQELALDAQLVGLNLPAEDFDELAWRGARLLQRADCVDSGFAAVLQQAEPLPLGEGLWWLHSERQVRQPGLAFVTPQQPLRYRDQPLNGLFCLASLGAAHQALLERLCEVLIEGRGQMLYQATSSRAVLAVLGGEAPADWPSARIVLANPHGLHARPAKVLAQLAKGFDGEIRVRLVDSAQPAVSVKSLSKLLSLGARRGQLLELVAEPGIAADALPVLLAAIEQGLGEEVEPLPQSMEPIATVAAQVLQAPAAGSRVQGVGAAPGIASGPAHVCVEREFDYPLRGESCAQERQKLHQALATVASELQALVQRSDKAIGEIFVTHQEMLADPALTDDVEQRLAQGESAAAAWMAVIEAAARQQEALHDALLAERAADLRDVGRRVLAQLCGVQAQAEPEQPYVLVMTEVGPSDVARLDPGRVAGIVTAQGGATAHSAIVARALGIPAVVGAGAAILLLEAGTPLLLDGQRGVVSVAPPEDELQRALAERDAREQRLQAAWANRFEPAVTRDGHAVEVFANIGESSGIAKVVEQGAEGVGLLRTELIFMAHPQAPDVSTQEAEYRRVLDGLDGRPLVVRTLDVGGDKPLPYWPITAEENPFLGVRGVRLTLQRPQVMEDQLRALLRAADQRPLRIMFPMVGQVHEWREARAMVERLRAEIPVADLQLGIMVEVPSAALLAGQLAREVDFFSIGTNDLTQYTLAIDRGHPSLSAQADGLHPAVLSLIDMTVRAAHAHGKWVGVCGELAADPQAVPVLLGLDVDELSVSARSIAEVKALVRQADHQTARALAREALQQDSAAAVRALVERY, from the coding sequence ATGCTCGAACTCGCCAAGGAGCAGATAGCCATGGGCCAGACGGCCGCCGACAAGGCCGAGGCGTTGCGCCTGCTGGCGGACCGGCTGGTCGCTGATGGCCTGGTCGCACAGGGGTACTTGCAAGGGCTGCAGGACCGCGAGGGGCAAGGCTCCACCTTCCTTGGCCAGGGCATCGCCATTCCCCATGGCACGCCGCAAACCCGTGACCTGGTTTATGCCACCGGCGTGCGCCTGCTGCAGTTTCCCGAGGGCGTAGACTGGGGCGATGGGCAAATGGTCTACCTGGCCATCGGCATCGCCGCCCGTTCCGACGAACACCTGCGCTTGCTGCAGCTGCTGACCCGCGCCTTGGGCGAAACCGACCTGGCCGAAGCGCTGCGCCGGGCCAGTTCCGCCGAAGCGCTGCTCAAGCTGCTGCAAGGCGCGCCACAGGAGCTGGCACTGGATGCACAACTGGTCGGCCTGAACCTGCCGGCTGAAGACTTTGACGAACTGGCCTGGCGCGGCGCCCGCCTGTTGCAGCGTGCCGACTGCGTCGACAGTGGTTTTGCCGCGGTGCTGCAGCAGGCCGAGCCGCTGCCGCTGGGCGAGGGCCTGTGGTGGCTGCACAGCGAGCGCCAGGTGCGCCAGCCGGGCCTGGCCTTCGTTACTCCACAGCAGCCCCTGCGTTATCGCGACCAGCCGCTCAATGGCCTGTTCTGCCTGGCCAGCCTTGGCGCCGCTCACCAGGCCCTGCTTGAGCGCCTGTGCGAAGTGCTGATCGAAGGCCGCGGGCAGATGCTCTATCAGGCCACCAGCAGCCGAGCTGTGCTGGCAGTGCTGGGGGGCGAGGCGCCGGCGGATTGGCCCAGCGCGCGCATCGTGCTGGCCAACCCACATGGCTTGCATGCCCGCCCGGCCAAGGTGCTGGCGCAACTGGCCAAAGGCTTCGACGGGGAAATCCGTGTACGCCTGGTCGACAGCGCGCAGCCGGCGGTGTCGGTGAAGAGCCTGAGCAAGCTGCTCAGCCTTGGCGCCCGTCGTGGCCAGCTCCTGGAACTGGTGGCCGAGCCGGGTATTGCCGCCGACGCCTTGCCGGTGCTGTTGGCTGCCATTGAACAGGGCCTGGGTGAAGAGGTAGAGCCGCTGCCGCAGAGCATGGAGCCCATTGCCACTGTTGCGGCCCAGGTGCTGCAAGCCCCCGCCGCCGGTAGCCGTGTTCAGGGCGTGGGCGCTGCGCCCGGCATTGCCAGTGGACCTGCCCATGTGTGTGTCGAGCGCGAGTTCGACTACCCACTGCGCGGCGAATCCTGCGCCCAGGAACGGCAAAAGTTGCACCAGGCTTTGGCAACGGTGGCCAGCGAGCTTCAGGCGCTGGTACAGCGCAGCGACAAGGCCATTGGCGAGATATTCGTCACGCATCAGGAAATGCTCGCCGACCCGGCCTTGACCGATGATGTCGAGCAGCGCCTTGCCCAGGGGGAGAGCGCTGCGGCAGCGTGGATGGCCGTGATCGAGGCCGCGGCGCGCCAGCAAGAGGCGTTGCACGATGCCCTGCTGGCCGAGCGCGCCGCTGACTTGCGCGATGTTGGCCGCCGCGTGCTGGCGCAGTTGTGCGGTGTCCAGGCCCAGGCTGAGCCCGAGCAACCCTACGTACTGGTGATGACCGAAGTCGGCCCGTCCGATGTTGCCCGGCTGGACCCAGGCCGGGTCGCCGGTATCGTCACTGCTCAGGGTGGCGCCACTGCACACAGCGCCATTGTCGCCCGTGCCTTGGGCATCCCGGCTGTGGTGGGGGCGGGTGCGGCGATCTTGCTGCTGGAAGCAGGCACACCGTTACTGCTTGATGGCCAGCGCGGCGTGGTCAGCGTGGCACCGCCGGAGGATGAATTGCAGCGCGCCCTGGCCGAGCGAGATGCGCGCGAACAGCGTTTGCAGGCCGCCTGGGCCAACCGTTTTGAACCGGCCGTCACCCGCGATGGCCACGCCGTGGAGGTGTTCGCCAACATCGGTGAGAGCAGCGGTATCGCCAAGGTGGTGGAGCAGGGCGCCGAAGGTGTCGGCTTGCTGCGCACCGAACTGATTTTCATGGCCCACCCCCAGGCCCCGGACGTTTCCACCCAGGAGGCTGAGTACCGTCGCGTGCTCGATGGCCTGGACGGACGACCGCTGGTGGTGCGCACCCTCGATGTCGGCGGCGACAAGCCGCTGCCGTACTGGCCGATTACCGCTGAGGAAAACCCGTTCCTCGGCGTGCGTGGCGTACGCCTGACCTTGCAACGGCCGCAAGTGATGGAGGACCAGCTGCGCGCCTTGCTCAGGGCTGCCGACCAGCGCCCGCTGCGCATCATGTTCCCCATGGTGGGCCAGGTGCATGAGTGGCGCGAGGCGCGGGCCATGGTCGAGCGCCTGCGGGCAGAAATTCCCGTGGCCGACCTGCAGCTGGGCATCATGGTCGAGGTGCCTTCGGCGGCCCTGTTGGCTGGGCAACTGGCGCGCGAAGTGGACTTCTTCAGTATCGGCACCAACGACCTGACCCAATACACCCTGGCCATCGACCGTGGCCACCCCAGCCTTTCGGCCCAGGCCGACGGCCTGCACCCGGCAGTATTGAGCCTGATCGACATGACCGTGCGCGCCGCCCATGCCCACGGCAAGTGGGTGGGCGTATGCGGTGAGCTGGCGGCAGATCCGCAGGCGGTGCCTGTGCTGCTCGGGCTGGACGTGGACGAACTCAGCGTGTCTGCGCGCAGCATTGCCGAAGTCAAGGCCCTGGTTCGCCAGGCCGATCATCAGACGGCCCGCGCCCTGGCGCGAGAGGCCCTGCAACAAGACAGCGCCGCAGCGGTTCGCGCGCTGGTGGAGCGTTACTGA
- the pfkB gene encoding 1-phosphofructokinase, with translation MAKILTLTLNPALDITIGLDTLRPGQVNRSHAQQSHAAGKGLNVAQVLADLGHRVTVGGFLGRDNLQPFESLIEWRGFTDCFVRVPGETRSNIKLVEADGRVTDINGQGPEVDEAACIALMQRLEQVAPGHDAVVVAGSLPRGISADWFRQLLDQLKALGLKVALDSSGEALRAGLQSAPWLVKPNTEELGEVLGQAVDNPAQQRVAAEQLLASGVEHVVVSAGEQGVSWFARDLALHACPPSVRVASTVGAGDSLVAGMVHGLLQGEAPAQTLIRATAIAAQAVTQVGFGIHDREQLTCLEAAVQLTEQQEGCR, from the coding sequence ATGGCCAAGATCCTTACCCTCACCCTGAACCCGGCGCTGGATATCACCATCGGCCTTGATACCCTGCGCCCGGGGCAGGTCAACCGCAGCCATGCACAACAGAGCCACGCGGCGGGCAAAGGGCTGAACGTTGCCCAGGTACTGGCCGACCTGGGGCACCGCGTGACCGTTGGCGGTTTCCTCGGGCGCGATAACCTGCAGCCGTTTGAATCGTTGATTGAATGGCGTGGCTTTACCGACTGCTTTGTTCGCGTCCCCGGCGAAACCCGCAGCAACATCAAGCTGGTAGAAGCCGATGGCCGCGTGACTGACATCAATGGCCAAGGCCCCGAGGTCGACGAAGCGGCATGCATTGCCTTGATGCAGCGGCTGGAGCAGGTCGCCCCGGGCCACGATGCCGTGGTGGTGGCGGGCAGCCTGCCGCGAGGGATCAGCGCCGACTGGTTCCGCCAGTTGCTTGACCAGTTGAAGGCCCTTGGCCTCAAGGTGGCGCTGGACAGCAGCGGCGAAGCCCTGCGCGCCGGCCTGCAAAGCGCGCCCTGGCTGGTCAAACCCAATACCGAAGAACTTGGCGAAGTGCTTGGCCAGGCCGTGGATAACCCGGCGCAGCAACGCGTCGCCGCCGAGCAGTTGCTGGCCAGCGGCGTGGAACACGTGGTGGTGTCTGCCGGCGAGCAGGGCGTCAGCTGGTTCGCCCGCGACCTGGCCCTGCATGCCTGCCCGCCCAGCGTGCGGGTTGCCAGTACAGTGGGGGCGGGGGATTCGTTGGTGGCTGGCATGGTCCATGGCCTGCTGCAGGGCGAGGCGCCTGCGCAGACCTTGATCCGCGCCACCGCGATTGCCGCCCAGGCCGTCACCCAGGTTGGCTTCGGCATCCATGACCGTGAGCAACTGACGTGTCTGGAAGCTGCCGTGCAACTGACAGAACAACAAGAGGGTTGCCGATGA
- a CDS encoding PTS fructose-like transporter subunit IIB, which produces MNIAIVTACPNGQVSSVLSARLLSAAAQRRGWSTRVEVQDAGHPERQLSAAQIAEADWVLVVSTGPVDLARFVSKRVYQSTPAQALADREGFLDEAAANAQPLLAAAGAPPEVGSTGARIVAVTACPTGVAHTFMAAEALQQAAQLMGYQLTVETQGSVGARNPLSAQAIAEADVVLLAADIEVPTARFAGKRIYRCGTGIALKQARATLDKALAEAKVENSADAAAAATTAKGEKTGVYKHLLTGVSFMLPMVVAGGLLIALSFVFGIEAYKQPGTLPAALMQIGGEAAFKLMVPLLAGYIAWSIADRPGLAPGMIGGLLASTLGAGFIGGIVAGFIAGYSAKAIARWARLPSSLEALKPILIIPLLASLVTGLVMIYVVGQPVAAMLEGLTHFLDSMGTTNAILLGLLLGGMMCVDLGGPINKAAYAFSVGLLASSSYAPMAATMAAGMVPPIGLGIATFLARRKFAQSEREAGKAALALGLCFISEGAIPFAAKDPLRVIPASVAGGALTGALSMYFGCKLMAPHGGLFVLLIPNAINHALLYLLAIVAGSLLTAVVYAVIKKSEQVELAVTPVKG; this is translated from the coding sequence ATGAACATTGCCATTGTCACCGCCTGCCCCAACGGCCAGGTGTCGAGCGTGCTGAGCGCGCGCTTGCTGTCTGCCGCTGCCCAGCGGCGCGGCTGGAGCACCCGTGTAGAAGTGCAGGATGCCGGGCACCCCGAACGGCAACTGAGTGCCGCGCAGATCGCCGAGGCCGACTGGGTGCTGGTGGTCAGCACCGGCCCGGTGGACCTGGCCCGCTTCGTCAGCAAGCGGGTTTACCAGAGCACGCCCGCCCAGGCACTGGCCGACCGCGAGGGCTTCCTCGATGAAGCGGCGGCCAACGCCCAACCGCTGTTGGCCGCAGCAGGTGCGCCGCCCGAGGTTGGCAGCACGGGCGCACGCATTGTCGCGGTCACCGCCTGCCCGACGGGCGTCGCGCACACGTTCATGGCGGCGGAGGCCTTGCAGCAAGCCGCGCAACTAATGGGTTATCAGCTCACGGTCGAGACCCAAGGCTCGGTCGGTGCGCGTAACCCGTTGTCTGCCCAGGCCATTGCTGAAGCGGATGTGGTGCTGCTAGCTGCTGACATTGAAGTGCCGACCGCGCGGTTTGCCGGCAAGCGCATCTACCGATGCGGCACCGGCATTGCACTCAAGCAGGCACGTGCCACCCTGGACAAGGCCCTGGCCGAGGCCAAGGTGGAAAACAGCGCCGATGCCGCAGCGGCTGCTACCACGGCGAAGGGTGAAAAGACCGGTGTGTACAAGCACCTGCTCACCGGCGTGTCGTTCATGCTGCCCATGGTGGTGGCTGGCGGCCTGCTGATTGCGCTGTCGTTCGTGTTCGGTATTGAGGCCTACAAACAGCCGGGCACCTTGCCGGCAGCGTTGATGCAGATAGGCGGTGAGGCGGCGTTCAAGCTTATGGTGCCTCTGCTGGCCGGCTATATCGCCTGGTCCATCGCCGACCGCCCGGGGCTTGCGCCGGGCATGATCGGTGGCCTGCTGGCCAGTACCTTGGGGGCCGGCTTCATCGGTGGCATTGTTGCCGGCTTCATTGCCGGTTACAGCGCCAAGGCCATTGCCCGCTGGGCACGCTTGCCCAGCAGCCTGGAAGCGCTCAAGCCGATCTTGATCATTCCGCTGCTGGCCAGCCTGGTCACCGGCCTGGTGATGATCTACGTGGTCGGCCAGCCGGTGGCAGCCATGCTCGAAGGCCTCACGCACTTCCTCGACAGCATGGGCACCACCAATGCCATTCTGCTGGGGCTGTTGCTGGGCGGCATGATGTGTGTCGACCTGGGCGGGCCGATCAACAAGGCCGCCTACGCCTTCTCGGTGGGGCTGCTGGCATCGTCGAGCTACGCGCCGATGGCGGCGACCATGGCCGCTGGCATGGTGCCGCCGATCGGCCTGGGTATCGCCACCTTCCTGGCCCGGCGCAAGTTCGCCCAGAGTGAGCGCGAGGCGGGCAAGGCCGCATTGGCCCTGGGGCTTTGTTTCATTTCCGAAGGGGCTATTCCGTTTGCTGCCAAAGACCCGCTGCGGGTGATCCCCGCCAGCGTGGCCGGCGGTGCGCTGACCGGGGCATTGTCGATGTACTTCGGTTGCAAGCTGATGGCGCCGCACGGCGGCTTGTTCGTGCTGTTGATCCCCAATGCCATTAACCATGCGTTGCTGTATTTGCTGGCGATCGTGGCGGGTAGCCTGCTGACGGCGGTGGTGTATGCCGTGATCAAGAAGAGCGAGCAGGTAGAGCTGGCCGTGACGCCAGTGAAAGGCTAG
- a CDS encoding DUF3820 family protein yields the protein MKPEMLELLVTRSMPFGKYQGRIIADLPGDYLAWFARKGFPTGELGGLLALMHEIDHNGLGDLLVPLRNKHGR from the coding sequence ATGAAGCCGGAAATGCTCGAATTGCTGGTGACCCGCAGCATGCCGTTCGGCAAGTACCAAGGGCGCATCATTGCCGACCTGCCGGGGGACTACCTGGCCTGGTTTGCGCGCAAGGGTTTCCCCACGGGTGAGCTGGGCGGGTTGCTGGCGTTGATGCATGAAATCGACCACAACGGGCTGGGGGATCTGCTGGTACCGTTGCGCAACAAGCATGGGCGTTGA
- a CDS encoding ferritin-like domain-containing protein: protein MSNPNKDVIDVLNDLIEYSKDGEKGFKASADDVKNPELKAFFVQRAGECANAAGELQSEVRRLGGDPETSTSISGDLHRGWVNLKSLVTGKDEEAVLNEVERGEDHALKAYKEAREKLVKLGRSASDMTYGLVEKQLQGVQRNHDQVKALRNAARARS, encoded by the coding sequence ATGAGCAACCCCAACAAAGACGTGATTGACGTACTCAACGACCTGATCGAATACAGCAAGGATGGCGAGAAAGGATTCAAAGCCTCGGCCGATGATGTGAAGAATCCCGAGCTCAAAGCGTTCTTCGTTCAGCGTGCCGGTGAATGCGCCAACGCTGCCGGCGAACTGCAAAGCGAAGTGCGCCGGCTGGGCGGCGACCCGGAAACATCCACCAGCATCAGCGGCGACTTGCATCGCGGCTGGGTGAACCTGAAGTCGCTGGTCACCGGCAAGGATGAAGAAGCGGTGCTGAACGAGGTCGAACGCGGTGAAGACCACGCCCTCAAAGCCTACAAGGAAGCCCGCGAGAAGCTGGTAAAGCTGGGCCGCAGCGCCAGCGACATGACCTATGGCCTGGTGGAAAAACAGCTGCAAGGCGTGCAGCGCAACCATGACCAGGTCAAAGCCCTGCGCAACGCCGCCCGCGCCCGCTCTTAA
- a CDS encoding sensor domain-containing diguanylate cyclase has translation MPTRLPRFAFLRSHPELALNLGSCLAVLAIVAIVSFLLARERDSVELSAIRSSSNIVQLIESDILRNAELYDQSLQGLIWAVGRKELPEIPGPLRQRLLFNEAFVDRKRGDVLWLDKQGNVVGDSTSSVPRKANFGETGVFKAHQANANLGLLVGPPFKAKLGDLDWCISFSRRISGPDGEFAGLAAGALRLSYFSELFQRLDIGADSSINLFNTDGQLLARQPSRPQDPLIGSNYAERPNFKRILSEQSGNFTARSGSNGNPQIYTFARVAQLPLIVLVVHSADEVFQSWRRTAVLVSVATGVLCVGILWLTLLLGRELRRRQEAEQGLATLAATDSLTGLANRRRLDQVLRQEWARAQRNGKPLAVLMVDVDHFKAFNQRHGHAGGDHALREVAKTIEASIRRPADLAARYGGEEFQVVLPETDLAGARLLAERIRTSVEALAPFADDAHAVTVSIGIGLSGTQHELSSVLGAADEALYRAKAKGRNRVEGPDA, from the coding sequence ATGCCCACCCGATTACCGCGTTTCGCATTTCTCAGGTCGCACCCCGAGCTGGCCCTCAACCTGGGCAGTTGCCTTGCCGTGCTCGCCATCGTGGCCATCGTCAGCTTCCTGCTGGCGCGTGAACGTGACAGCGTCGAGCTGTCAGCCATTCGCTCGTCAAGCAACATTGTCCAGCTGATCGAAAGCGACATCCTGCGCAACGCCGAACTCTACGACCAGTCACTGCAGGGCCTGATCTGGGCCGTCGGGCGCAAGGAGCTGCCGGAAATACCCGGCCCGCTGCGCCAACGCCTGCTGTTCAATGAAGCCTTCGTCGACCGCAAACGCGGCGACGTGCTGTGGCTGGACAAGCAAGGCAATGTGGTGGGCGACTCCACCAGCAGTGTGCCGCGCAAGGCCAACTTTGGCGAAACCGGGGTGTTCAAGGCACACCAGGCCAACGCCAATCTGGGCTTGCTGGTAGGCCCGCCATTCAAGGCCAAGCTCGGCGACCTGGACTGGTGTATCAGCTTCAGCCGGCGTATCTCCGGCCCTGATGGCGAGTTTGCCGGACTGGCAGCAGGCGCATTGCGCCTGTCGTATTTCAGTGAGCTGTTCCAGCGCCTGGACATCGGCGCCGACAGCAGCATCAACCTGTTCAATACCGACGGGCAGCTCCTCGCCCGTCAGCCCTCACGCCCGCAAGACCCGCTGATCGGTTCAAACTATGCCGAGCGGCCCAACTTCAAGCGCATTCTCAGCGAACAGAGCGGTAACTTCACTGCCCGCTCTGGCAGCAACGGCAATCCGCAGATCTACACCTTCGCCCGGGTCGCGCAGCTGCCACTGATCGTGCTGGTGGTGCACTCGGCCGACGAGGTGTTCCAGTCCTGGCGCCGCACTGCGGTTCTGGTCAGCGTCGCCACGGGCGTGCTGTGCGTGGGCATCCTCTGGCTGACCCTGCTCCTGGGCCGCGAACTGCGTCGCCGCCAAGAGGCCGAACAAGGTCTGGCAACGTTGGCCGCCACTGATAGCCTGACCGGCCTGGCCAACCGTCGCCGTCTGGACCAGGTGCTGCGCCAGGAGTGGGCGCGTGCGCAGCGCAATGGCAAGCCGCTGGCGGTACTGATGGTGGATGTGGACCATTTCAAGGCGTTCAACCAGCGCCATGGGCATGCCGGTGGCGACCACGCGTTGCGGGAGGTAGCCAAGACCATCGAGGCGAGCATCCGCCGGCCGGCAGATCTGGCTGCTCGTTATGGTGGGGAGGAGTTTCAGGTGGTGCTGCCGGAAACCGATCTGGCCGGCGCGCGGCTGCTGGCCGAGCGCATTCGTACAAGTGTAGAAGCGCTGGCACCTTTTGCCGATGACGCCCACGCGGTAACAGTGAGCATCGGCATCGGCCTGTCCGGCACCCAGCACGAACTGAGCAGTGTGCTGGGCGCTGCGGACGAAGCCCTCTACCGGGCCAAGGCCAAGGGCCGCAACCGGGTAGAGGGGCCCGACGCTTAA